From one Triticum urartu cultivar G1812 chromosome 3, Tu2.1, whole genome shotgun sequence genomic stretch:
- the LOC125545220 gene encoding uncharacterized protein LOC125545220: MEGSKNMQESDTASVVKVSREPVIIINGVPDLPPDFASGSQPAVRDAQGSRVDHRFGEWLEGRKVRKQFGDKYFAGKVVKYDSESNWYSVVYDDGDQEDLEWLELEEILLPLDITIPLRKLVMDKFKHQNAVPDYRLKGARSSQGTNGARNQVVVRAVNGLQSNNLPLPGLLQASPSNAETVRAEKLKMQTSKRKTEEVYQPKKRGRPRKDRTISVSGDIQPKKRGRPPKEKNISGESSVHKRNAETVRAEKLKRESLRVRGA; the protein is encoded by the coding sequence ATGGAGGGGAGTAAGAACATGCAAGAGTCAGACACTGCATCTGTTGTCAAAGTATCCAGGGAGCCTGTTATCATTATCAATGGTGTCCCAGACTTGCCTCCTGATTTCGCATCTGGTTCACAACCTGCAGTAAGAGACGCTCAAGGATCTCGAGTTGATCATCGCTTTGGTGAATGGCTAGAAGGGCGGAAAGTGAGAAAGCAGTTTGGGGACAAGTATTTTGCAGGGAAAGTTGTCAAGTATGACAGTGAAAGCAATTGGTACAGTGTTGTCTATGATGATGGAGACCAGGAAGATCTTGAATGGCTTGAACTGGAGGAGATCCTGCTACCATTGGACATAACCATTCCACTCAGAAAACTTGTTATGGACAAATTCAAACATCAGAATGCTGTTCCTGACTACAGACTTAAGGGGGCTAGATCATCGCAAGGAACTAATGGTGCTCGCAACCAGGTGGTGGTCAGAGCAGTAAATGGCCTACAGTCAAACAACCTGCCACTACCAGGGTTGCTTCAGGCGTCCCCATCAAATGCAGAGACTGTCAGGGCAGAAAAACTGAAGATGCAGACCTCCAAAAGAAAAACTGAGGAGGTATATCAGCCTAAAAAAAGGGGCAGGCCTCGAAAGGATAGAACTATATCAGTATCAGGTGACATTCAACCTAAAAAAAGAGGCAGACCTCCAAAAGAAAAGAACATATCTGGGGAGAGTAGTGTTCATAAGCGCAATGCAGAGACTGTCAGGGCAGAAAAACTTAAGAGAGAAAGCTTGCGTGTTCGAGGGGCATAA
- the LOC125545219 gene encoding putative respiratory burst oxidase homolog protein H gives MASPGGGYADRPAPPLDGMITVDGGGGRTPPPAGLPRPPGFRGLMQQPSRLASGVRQFASRVSMKVPEVVPGIRPGGGRMTRMQSSAQMGLKGLRFLDKTSGSKEGWKAVERRFDEMSKASGRLPKESFGKCIGMGDSKEFAGELFVTLSRRRSIEPEQGITKEQLREFWTEMTDQNFDSRLRIFFDMCDKNGDGMLTEDEVKEVIILSASANKLAKLKSHAATYSSLIMEELDPDDRGYIEIWQLETLLRGMVSAQAPEVKLKRTTSSLARTMIPMRYRSPLKRHVTRTMDFVHENWKRIWLVALWLAANLALFVYKFEQYKHRSSFQVMGNCVCVAKGAAETLKLNMALILLPVCRNTLTTLRSTALSHVIPFDDNINFHKVLAGAIAVGTVVHTLAHVTCDFPRLVSCPSDKFMALLGPNFGFRQPTYPDLLASAPGVTGILMIIIMTFSFTLAMHTFRRSVVKLPSPLHHLAGFNAFWYAHHLLLLVYVLLVVHSYFIFLTRVWYKKTTWMFLIVPVLFYACERIIRKVRENNYHVNILKAAIYPGNVLSLHMKKPPGFKYKSGMYLFVKCPDVSPFEWHPFSITSAPGDDYLSVHIRTLGDWTSELRNLFGKCCEAQVTSKKATLSRLETTVVADSATEHTRFPKVFIDGPYGAPAQNYKKYDILLLIGLGIGATPFISILKDLLNNIKSNDEVESIHGSEIGSFKNSGPGRAYFYWVTREQGSFDWFKGVMNEVADNDHSDVIEMHNYLTSVYEEGDARSALIAMVQSLQHAKNGVDIVSGSKIRTHFARPNWRKVFSDLANAHKNSRIGVFYCGSPTLTKQLKDLSKEFSQTTTTRFHFHKENF, from the exons ATGGCGTCGCCGGGTGGCGGGTACGCGGACCGGCCAGCGCCGCCGCTGGACGGGATGATCACGGTGGACGGGGGCGGGGGCAGGACGCCGCCGCCGGCGGGGCTGCCGAGGCCGCCGGGGTTCCGGGGGCTGATGCAGCAGCCGTCGCGGCTGGCGTCCGGGGTGCGGCAGTTCGCGTCGCGGGTGTCGATGAAGGTGCCGGAGGTGGTGCCGGGCATCCGGCCGGGCGGCGGGCGGATGACGCGGATGCAGTCCAGCGCGCAGATGGGGCTCAAGGGGCTGCGCTTCCTCGACAAGACCTCCGGGAGCAAGGAGGGCTGGAAGGCCGTCGAGCGCCGCTTCGACGAGATGAGCAAGGCCAGCGGCCGCCTCCCCAAGGAGAGCTTCGGCAAGTGCATCG GCATGGGGGACTCCAAGGAGTTCGCCGGCGAGCTGTTCGTGACGCTGTCGCGGCGGCGGAGCATCGAGCCGGAGCAGGGCATCACCAAGGAGCAGCTCAGGGAGTTCTGGACGGAGATGACCGACCAGAACTTCGACTCGCGGCTCCGCATTTTCTTCGACAT GTGCGACAAGAACGGCGATGGGATGCTCACGGAGGATGAGGTCAAGGAG GTTATTATATTGAGCGCGTCGGCGAACAAGCTGGCCAAGCTCAAGAGCCACGCCGCGACCTACTCGTCGCTCATCATGGAGGAGCTCGACCCCGACGACCGCGGCTACATCGAG ATTTGGCAGCTGGAGACGCTGCTGCGCGGGATGGTGAGCGCGCAGGCGCCGGAGGTGAAGCTGAAGCGGACGACGTCGAGCCTGGCGAGGACGATGATCCCGATGCGGTACCGGAGCCCGCTGAAGCGGCACGTCACCAGGACCATGGACTTCGTCCACGAGAACTGGAAGCGGATATGGCTGGTGGCGCTCTGGCTGGCCGCCAACCTCGCCCTCTTCGTCTACAAGTTCGAGCAGTACAAGCACCGGTCCTCCTTCCAGGTCATGGGCAACTGCGTCTGCGTCGCCAAGGGCGCCGCCGAGACGCTCAAGCTCAACATGGCGCTCATCCTGCTGCCCGTCTGCCGCAACACGCTCACCACCCTCCGCTCCACCGCGCTCAGCCACGTCATCCCCTTCGACGACAACATCAACTTCCACAAGGTGCTCGCCGGCGCCATCGCCGTCGGCACGGTGGTGCACACGCTCGCCCACGTCACCTGCGACTTCCCCAGGCTCGTCTCCTGCCCGAGCGACAAGTTCATGGCCCTGCTGGGCCCCAACTTCGGCTTCAGGCAGCCGACGTACCCGGACCTGCTGGCCAGCGCCCCGGGGGTCACCGGCAtcctcatgatcatcatcatGACCTTCTCCTTCACGCTGGCCATGCACACCTTCAGGCGGAGCGTCGTCAAGCTGCCGTCGCCGCTGCACCACCTGGCCGGCTTCAACGCCTTCTGGTACGCGCACCACCTGCTGCTGCTCGTCTACGTCCTCCTCGTGGTGCATTCCTACTTCATATTCCTCACCAGGGTCTGGTACAAGAAGACG ACATGGATGTTCCTCATAGTCCCTGTCCTCTTCTACGCCTGCGAGAGAATTATCAGAAAAGTTCGCGAGAACAACTACCACGTGAACATTCTCAAG GCTGCGATTTACCCAGGAAATGTGCTCTCTCTTCACATGAAGAAGCCACCGGGTTTCAAGTACAAGAGTGGGATGTACCTGTTTGTGAAATGCCCCGACGTTTCGCCTTTCGAATG GCATCCGTTCTCCATTACTTCTGCACCTGGAGATGATTACCTGAGCGTGCATATCCGCACGCTAGGTGACTGGACATCTGAACTCAGGAACTTGTTCGGGAAG TGTTGCGAGGCACAAGTTACTTCCAAGAAGGCCACCCTTTCGAGACTTGAAACTACAGTTGTGGCAGACTCTGCGACAGAACACACCAG GTTTCCTAAGGTCTTCATCGATGGCCCTTATGGTGCACCGGCGCAAAATTACAAGAAATACGACATTCTTTTGCTTATCGGGCTTGGAATTGGCGCCACTCCTTTCATCAGCATATTGAAAGATCTCTTGAACAACATAAAGTCCAATGAT GAGGTGGAAAGTATACACGGTTCTGAGATAGGCAGCTTCAAGAACAGTGGGCCAGGGAGAGCTTACTTCTACTGGGTTACCAGAGAGCAAGGATCCTTCGACTGGTTCAAAGGAGTCATGAATGAAGTCGCTGACAACGATCACAGC GATGTCATAGAGATGCACAATTACCTCACCAGCGTGTATGAAGAAGGCGACGCAAGGTCAGCGCTGATTGCCATGGTTCAGTCACTCCAGCATGCCAAAAATGGTGTTGACATCGTCTCCGGAAGCAAG ATTCGGACACATTTTGCAAGGCCTAACTGGAGAAAAGTGTTCTCTGATTTGGCCAATGCCCACAAGAACTCTCGTATAG GTGTTTTCTATTGTGGATCTCCAACACTCACGAAACAACTCAAGGATCTTTCAAAAGAATTCAGCCAGACAACCACAACTAGGTTCCATTTCCACAAGGAAAATTTCTAA